GCCCACACCAATTCCCAAGGCCCCCCCCGATCCGCCTTCACCAATGACGGTGCAAATAATGGGTACATCGAGCCGAAACATTTCCCGCAAATTAAAAGCGATCGCCTCTCCTTGTCCCAGGCGCTCCCCTTCTACGCCAGGATACGCACCAGGGGTGTCAATGAACGTGAAAATGGGCATCCCAAAGCGGTTCGCATGATTCATCAGCCGCATCGCTTTGCGGTAGCCGCCCGGAGAGGCCATCCCAAAGTTGCGAACCACATTATCCTTAGTATCTCGGCCTTTTTGGTGCCCAATAATCACCACTGGACGCCCATCAATGCGGGCAATCCCACCCACTAATGCCTTATCGTCTGTTCCCGTGCAGCGATCGCCATGCAATTCGATCCACTCATCGCTAATAGCTTGTACATAGTCCAGCGTGCTGGGTCGGCGAGGATGCCGCGCCACCTGCAATCGTTGAGCAGGAGAGAGGCCACTAAAGATCTCCTGCCGCAACTGCACCGCACGATTCTCAAGCTGACGAATCTGGTCAGACACGTCTACGT
The Synechococcales cyanobacterium T60_A2020_003 DNA segment above includes these coding regions:
- the accA gene encoding acetyl-CoA carboxylase carboxyl transferase subunit alpha, giving the protein MPTPERRPILLDFEKPLIELESRIAQIRELAEENDVDVSDQIRQLENRAVQLRQEIFSGLSPAQRLQVARHPRRPSTLDYVQAISDEWIELHGDRCTGTDDKALVGGIARIDGRPVVIIGHQKGRDTKDNVVRNFGMASPGGYRKAMRLMNHANRFGMPIFTFIDTPGAYPGVEGERLGQGEAIAFNLREMFRLDVPIICTVIGEGGSGGALGIGVGDRLMMFEHSVYTVASPEACAAILWKDAAKAPQAAEALKITATDLKSLGILDEILPEPVGGAHSDPLQTSETLKEALVRNLAELSHLSSAERREIRYQKFRRIGMFTTEASA